In Bombus vancouverensis nearcticus unplaced genomic scaffold, iyBomVanc1_principal scaffold0039, whole genome shotgun sequence, the following proteins share a genomic window:
- the LOC143304538 gene encoding uncharacterized protein LOC143304538 encodes MCAYLFFVAVIGPTWSIWRSGPYSQMHSGTSKGTTYNKMLPGTTRLAKESHHRNSARTCAKRGDIRPSSLATSEMYTQKTSMHYGTTSCSRQKICSLERIGQRSNRKNNRPWNSKHPGNDGQNTLTTIAKNTVSSLWTGFMEFGTVSAAIFGILAIFKLIKTIIYIAAHGYQLRETYECGIALLGAICGSVTHPLLYLKRRRNIDDQTAQPQGISITPVVTQLPTTSTSALSELRDTISQISFGNLNSKGGDVTSRAPHAP; translated from the exons atgtgtgcgtatcttttctttgtagctgtcatagggcccacatggtcaatatg gagaagcggtccatatagtcaaatgcattccggtacaagtaaaggtacgacatacaacaaaatgctacccGGAAcaacccgtttggcaaaggaatcgcaccacaggaactccgcccggacgtgcgccaaacgtggcgatattcgtccatcgtcgttggccacgagcgaaatgtatacccaaaagacctcgatgcactacgggaccacgtcatgttcccggcagaaaatctgcagtcttgaacgcattggccagaggagcaacaggaaaaacaatcgtccctggaacagtaaacatcctgggaatgatggacaaaacacattaacgacaatagcgaaaaataccgtatcaagcttatggactggttttatggaatttggaactgtcagtgcagcaatatttggaatactcgcaatatttaaactaatcaagacaataatatatatagccgcacacggataccagttacgtgaaacttacgaatgcggaatcgccctattaggagcaatatgcggctcagtcacccacccgctactatacctcaaaagaagacgaaatatcgatgatcaaacagcacaacctcaagggatatcgataacaccggtagtcactcaactaccaacgacatctacgtccgccttgagcgaactcagagataccatcagtcaaatttcctttggaaatttgaactccaagggcggggatgtcacgtcccgcgctccgcacgcgccgtaa